A single Paenibacillus sp. FSL R5-0517 DNA region contains:
- a CDS encoding NAD(P)/FAD-dependent oxidoreductase encodes MSKQILILGGGYGGLLTALTARQYLSPEEATITVVNRYPTHQIITELHRLAAGSIAEQAVALPLEKLLRGKNVNLKIDTVDTIKPDEKKVLMTSGSTYSYDALVVALGSETAFFGIPGLQEYSFTLKSVSDANRIRAHVEARLDAYKQSGNKADATFVIGGGGLTGIELVGEFADLLPAVCQEKGIDFKEVSLYTVEAGPSILAGFPPELVERAKSSLEKRGVNFIVGVAITEMKENEVLLKDGSSIPTNTLVWTGGVQGNAVVANSGIEVDRGRAKVTEVLQSTSHKDVFVAGDSAVVFPSEGARPYPPTAQLAWQMGETIGHNLGVMFKGGAMESFTPVFSGTLGSLGRKDAVGMIGGNQTRLKGLPATMMKEASNIRYLAHIHGLFALAY; translated from the coding sequence ATGTCGAAGCAAATTTTGATCTTGGGTGGAGGATACGGCGGTCTGTTGACTGCATTGACTGCACGTCAATACTTGTCTCCGGAAGAAGCGACAATTACTGTCGTTAACCGTTACCCTACACACCAAATTATCACGGAACTGCACCGTCTTGCAGCAGGAAGCATTGCTGAACAAGCTGTTGCTCTTCCACTTGAAAAATTGCTGCGTGGCAAAAACGTGAACTTGAAAATCGATACGGTGGATACAATTAAGCCGGACGAAAAGAAAGTTCTGATGACTAGCGGCTCCACATACTCTTACGATGCACTTGTCGTTGCTCTGGGCAGCGAAACGGCATTCTTCGGAATTCCGGGATTGCAAGAGTACAGCTTCACGCTCAAATCGGTTAGCGATGCAAACCGTATTCGTGCACACGTTGAAGCTCGTCTTGATGCTTACAAACAGTCCGGCAACAAAGCAGACGCTACGTTTGTTATTGGTGGCGGCGGCTTGACAGGTATTGAGCTTGTTGGCGAATTCGCTGACCTGCTCCCTGCAGTATGTCAAGAAAAAGGGATCGATTTCAAAGAAGTATCCCTGTACACGGTTGAAGCAGGTCCTTCCATCCTGGCAGGTTTCCCGCCAGAGCTGGTTGAGCGTGCGAAATCAAGTCTTGAGAAACGTGGCGTTAACTTCATCGTTGGCGTAGCGATTACCGAGATGAAAGAAAATGAAGTTCTGCTGAAAGACGGCAGCTCCATCCCTACGAATACACTCGTATGGACAGGTGGCGTACAAGGCAACGCTGTTGTTGCTAACAGCGGAATTGAAGTGGATCGTGGCCGTGCGAAAGTTACGGAAGTTCTGCAATCCACTTCTCACAAAGACGTGTTTGTTGCTGGTGACAGCGCAGTGGTCTTCCCAAGCGAAGGCGCTCGCCCTTATCCTCCAACAGCACAATTGGCTTGGCAAATGGGTGAGACTATTGGTCACAACTTGGGCGTTATGTTCAAAGGTGGCGCAATGGAATCCTTCACACCAGTATTCTCCGGTACGCTGGGAAGTCTGGGTCGTAAAGATGCTGTCGGCATGATCGGTGGCAACCAGACTCGTCTGAAAGGTCTGCCTGCAACCATGATGAAAGAAGCAAGTAACATCCGTTACCTGGCTCATATTCACGGTTTGTTCGCACTGGCTTACTAA
- a CDS encoding DUF1641 domain-containing protein produces the protein MSQSPTQQEVPVTEGANVSERQSLDVLDQLMKPEVQESLTVLVENLPKLAEMVTAMTKAYDFAQSVATDKVLISDTMSAMGEFAKPVVDKAKGVASAAIEANDRAQTEQTSVGLFAMLKMLKDPNVQQSLRFAQSFLSILNERQQPKR, from the coding sequence ATGTCACAATCGCCTACTCAACAAGAGGTGCCAGTTACAGAAGGTGCCAACGTTTCCGAGCGCCAGTCCTTGGACGTTCTGGATCAACTGATGAAGCCTGAGGTACAGGAGTCTTTAACCGTTCTGGTGGAGAACCTGCCTAAATTGGCTGAAATGGTTACTGCTATGACGAAAGCTTATGACTTTGCACAAAGTGTAGCAACAGACAAAGTTCTGATCAGCGACACAATGAGCGCAATGGGCGAGTTCGCTAAGCCTGTTGTAGACAAAGCTAAAGGTGTAGCTTCTGCTGCCATCGAAGCCAATGACCGTGCGCAAACAGAGCAAACTTCAGTTGGCTTGTTCGCTATGCTGAAAATGCTCAAAGATCCAAACGTACAACAATCGCTTCGTTTTGCTCAATCTTTCCTGAGCATCCTGAACGAGCGTCAACAACCGAAACGTTAA
- a CDS encoding CsbD family protein gives MSNSTGDKIKAGVNKAKGEVKDQIGNATNNRSLQAEGKKDKAKGAVQDKIADIKKDH, from the coding sequence ATGAGTAATTCAACTGGCGATAAAATCAAAGCAGGCGTAAACAAGGCCAAAGGCGAAGTGAAGGATCAGATCGGTAATGCAACCAATAACAGATCCCTTCAGGCTGAGGGTAAGAAAGACAAAGCCAAAGGTGCTGTACAGGATAAAATTGCCGACATTAAAAAAGATCACTAG
- a CDS encoding NAD-dependent epimerase/dehydratase family protein — translation MNIVITGASGFVGFNLSQYLAQKGHRITLLDRDDYCQRLVHVSPLHEMPFICCDLASDRIHLPSGTDYIIHLAAMPHVDYSYHQPGEVFRNNTLSTQAILQYATEHHIPVLLASSVEVYGGDWGRVYHESDPYAPVSPYSASKVACEMLAHSYAQCYQLPVKLFRLTNLYGPWQLPDRIIPRNFGRMLDGLPLDIQGSAVRDFLYVDDALRAIEQIMLKGKDGQVYNISTGLGTTMQEIGDILKPMDRSVAAVEIREQEPTQSRGSSLVVHSGRLRAELGWLPQTTLEKGLEKTFRWYQEHPEWVRQFSREYHTTRETRSFIIDMARYTVPAV, via the coding sequence GTGAACATTGTGATTACAGGGGCTTCTGGATTTGTAGGATTCAATCTGTCACAGTATTTGGCGCAAAAGGGACATCGAATTACCCTTCTGGATCGGGATGATTATTGTCAGAGGCTCGTTCACGTCTCTCCTCTGCACGAGATGCCGTTCATCTGTTGTGACCTTGCATCGGACCGGATTCATCTGCCTTCTGGAACAGATTACATTATTCATCTGGCAGCCATGCCTCACGTGGATTATTCGTATCATCAACCCGGGGAAGTCTTCCGCAATAATACGCTCAGCACCCAGGCTATTTTACAGTATGCTACCGAACATCACATCCCTGTCTTGCTGGCATCATCTGTTGAAGTGTATGGCGGAGATTGGGGCAGGGTCTATCATGAATCAGATCCGTATGCGCCGGTCTCTCCTTATTCTGCGTCCAAAGTCGCCTGTGAAATGCTTGCTCATTCCTACGCACAATGTTACCAGCTTCCAGTCAAACTCTTTCGTTTGACCAACCTCTATGGTCCGTGGCAATTGCCAGACCGTATTATTCCTCGCAACTTCGGTCGGATGCTGGACGGACTTCCTCTGGATATTCAGGGATCGGCAGTGCGTGATTTCTTGTATGTAGATGATGCCCTCCGGGCCATTGAACAGATCATGCTAAAAGGCAAAGACGGACAGGTATATAATATATCGACAGGGCTTGGAACAACCATGCAGGAGATTGGGGATATATTGAAACCGATGGATCGATCCGTAGCTGCTGTAGAGATTCGGGAGCAAGAGCCAACCCAGTCCAGAGGGTCCAGTCTGGTCGTACATTCAGGTAGATTACGGGCGGAATTGGGCTGGTTACCTCAAACCACATTGGAAAAGGGACTGGAAAAAACCTTCCGCTGGTATCAGGAACATCCTGAATGGGTCAGACAATTCAGCCGTGAATATCATACAACAAGGGAAACGCGCAGTTTCATTATTGATATGGCAAGATACACAGTTCCAGCCGTATAA
- a CDS encoding cupin domain-containing protein, producing MSDWKKNIETLYFQDNGMIPNHPTLPVLLYKNVWAEEALHAESLLNRHGWGNSWLNGVFNYHHYHSNAHEALAVVSGFVKLILGGEHGQKVYLQTGDVVVLPAGTGHKRLEASADFRIAGAYPGGMSYNTRTGEENDRAKALQEIQEVPIPDTDPVYGQDGPLMEIWSGKKP from the coding sequence ATGAGTGATTGGAAAAAGAATATAGAGACGTTATATTTTCAGGATAACGGTATGATTCCCAATCATCCGACCCTGCCTGTGCTTTTGTATAAAAACGTATGGGCTGAAGAGGCTCTTCATGCAGAATCGTTGCTGAACCGTCATGGATGGGGAAATAGCTGGTTGAATGGTGTGTTCAATTATCATCATTATCATAGTAATGCTCATGAAGCTCTTGCGGTGGTGAGTGGATTCGTGAAACTGATTCTAGGCGGAGAACATGGGCAGAAAGTTTATCTTCAAACAGGTGACGTTGTTGTGCTTCCTGCCGGGACAGGACATAAACGACTGGAGGCCAGCGCCGACTTTCGTATTGCGGGTGCCTACCCAGGCGGTATGAGTTACAACACACGTACAGGTGAAGAAAACGATCGCGCCAAGGCTCTTCAGGAAATCCAAGAGGTTCCGATTCCGGATACCGATCCGGTCTATGGGCAGGATGGTCCTCTAATGGAAATTTGGAGTGGGAAGAAGCCATAA
- a CDS encoding DUF1835 domain-containing protein yields MIDDIFAFSRVLNRMNENDLRSALRVLYMKSAQVVKRQEEQGEKVDFADVVQSLFRNMDTPFDLELLEQQALAETDKTNEMHITFGESPLSSLKMGMSTLDNQEKRSFFSMDDNYAVGPLGDLTHRAELQRRHLWLTERMCLSDREAYAMHELESLIELNSTMQSLDSKTSIIIWYSNNAREKTGLLYAMHLLRDSKSPIYLIETSGLYQQLFNTPDVQYDVLHTGEILPEKLLAMWHVCSEQEPLSKQERLQLEQDWLELSVQPGLLRMMENGEIQSLPEDALDEYIMQKVRELTPNWEPGKYIRAARIVGEVIGTSSQHIGDAFVEYRLRQLVLQGQLEMDGKPLAMRYYSVRLAER; encoded by the coding sequence ATGATTGATGATATCTTTGCTTTCAGTCGAGTGTTGAATCGCATGAATGAGAATGACCTTCGTTCAGCTCTGCGTGTGCTTTATATGAAATCAGCACAGGTGGTTAAGCGGCAGGAGGAGCAAGGTGAAAAGGTGGATTTTGCCGATGTGGTACAGTCTCTGTTTCGGAATATGGATACCCCTTTTGATCTGGAATTGCTGGAACAACAAGCTCTGGCTGAGACCGACAAGACAAATGAAATGCATATTACGTTTGGAGAATCACCTCTGAGTAGTCTGAAAATGGGAATGAGCACTTTAGATAATCAGGAAAAGCGGAGCTTTTTCTCTATGGATGATAATTATGCTGTGGGCCCGTTAGGTGATCTGACTCATCGTGCAGAACTGCAGCGCAGGCATCTCTGGCTGACCGAACGAATGTGTCTCAGTGACCGCGAGGCTTATGCCATGCATGAACTTGAATCATTAATTGAGCTTAACTCCACAATGCAGTCTCTCGATTCCAAGACGTCAATCATCATCTGGTATTCGAATAATGCACGTGAGAAGACGGGACTACTCTATGCGATGCATTTATTACGCGACAGTAAGAGTCCTATATATCTGATCGAAACGAGCGGCTTATATCAGCAATTATTTAATACACCTGACGTTCAATATGATGTGCTCCACACAGGCGAGATTCTTCCTGAGAAGCTTCTGGCGATGTGGCACGTCTGCTCTGAGCAAGAGCCGCTGTCCAAGCAAGAACGCCTGCAACTGGAGCAGGATTGGTTGGAACTCTCGGTACAGCCCGGACTATTGCGTATGATGGAGAATGGCGAGATTCAAAGTCTGCCTGAAGATGCGTTGGACGAGTACATTATGCAGAAGGTAAGGGAACTGACACCGAACTGGGAGCCAGGCAAGTATATCCGAGCAGCTCGTATTGTGGGGGAAGTGATTGGGACGAGCAGCCAGCATATAGGTGATGCGTTCGTGGAGTACCGTCTACGACAACTGGTGCTGCAAGGCCAGCTTGAGATGGATGGAAAGCCACTTGCAATGAGGTATTACAGTGTTCGGCTTGCCGAACGCTGA
- a CDS encoding TVP38/TMEM64 family protein, which produces MTPAALDIMSYITEENIRFWLEKFRSFGPLPGILLTFMKSFVPPLPTLLIVGVNGAVYGLWAGFLYSWIGMILGCTVTFLIVREIGKSAFVERWARKPRVQRSMVWIRRNAFGYVFLLSIFPVGPFVIINVAAGIARMRLLSFLLAVACGKAIMIFSVTYIGSNVEQFLEHPARWVGVLLFIAVSLWASRKLERHFTRSSSDGEELSDLNQPTGKSISS; this is translated from the coding sequence ATGACCCCGGCAGCATTGGATATTATGTCATATATTACGGAAGAAAATATTCGTTTCTGGCTGGAGAAGTTTCGCTCTTTCGGCCCGTTACCGGGAATATTGCTTACGTTTATGAAATCATTTGTGCCGCCACTTCCAACGTTGTTGATTGTGGGCGTGAACGGTGCGGTATACGGTCTGTGGGCAGGGTTCTTATATTCATGGATTGGCATGATTCTCGGTTGCACCGTGACATTTCTGATCGTACGGGAGATCGGGAAATCTGCCTTTGTGGAACGGTGGGCACGCAAACCTCGTGTGCAACGCAGCATGGTGTGGATTCGGAGGAACGCGTTCGGGTATGTCTTTCTGCTCAGTATCTTCCCGGTGGGTCCGTTCGTCATTATTAATGTGGCGGCAGGGATCGCGCGAATGCGGTTATTATCCTTCCTGCTTGCGGTGGCCTGTGGTAAAGCGATCATGATCTTCTCTGTGACGTATATCGGTTCCAATGTGGAACAATTTCTGGAGCACCCTGCACGCTGGGTGGGCGTATTGTTGTTCATTGCGGTTTCCTTGTGGGCAAGCCGCAAACTGGAGCGACACTTTACCCGGTCATCGTCAGATGGTGAAGAGTTGAGTGATCTGAATCAACCAACTGGAAAATCAATCTCCTCATAA
- a CDS encoding acyltransferase, with amino-acid sequence MSETLKRERIPELNLVRAMAIIGVLCVHSTSYATVDMTGSGYYWLYNFINIFMKYGTPTFIFMSSFVLFYNYYSRPLDKKLVSNFYKKRFVYILLPYFLFSLMYFVILHFTHYQGRPFGETAVSFITKLFTGKAYTHLYFVFINMQFYLLFPLVLWLLKKYPSVVKWSVPIGLLIQWAFIVSNKYGFQVPNKGSWAFSYFSYFMLGAFIGVYFPKIKQWFVISRANATKGRVASWILLWAVWIIAGLGHVYIYYLLRLKIATYNTLWYEFFWNVHTFACALVLIQVAYLLYRKGPSLIVKPLNRLGALSFGIYLIHPFFLLVYREFPPQTGVSWLVHLWYAGGFGVALIASWIVVGLTARFVPYAWVIFGNLPKPKPRLVPQQNSGQLDVR; translated from the coding sequence ATGAGTGAAACACTGAAAAGAGAGCGAATTCCAGAGCTGAATCTGGTACGTGCCATGGCAATTATCGGCGTACTATGCGTGCACTCCACATCTTATGCGACGGTGGACATGACGGGCTCAGGCTACTACTGGCTGTACAACTTTATTAATATTTTTATGAAATATGGTACGCCAACCTTTATTTTTATGAGCAGTTTCGTACTGTTCTACAACTATTATTCCCGTCCGCTGGACAAGAAACTCGTAAGTAATTTTTACAAGAAAAGATTCGTGTATATATTGCTTCCGTATTTCCTGTTCTCATTGATGTATTTTGTTATTCTGCACTTCACGCACTATCAGGGTCGACCGTTCGGCGAAACGGCTGTAAGCTTCATAACGAAATTGTTTACGGGGAAAGCATATACGCATCTGTACTTTGTATTCATTAACATGCAATTTTATCTGTTATTCCCATTGGTGTTATGGCTGCTCAAGAAGTATCCTTCTGTGGTGAAATGGTCTGTACCAATTGGTCTATTGATTCAATGGGCATTCATCGTAAGTAATAAATATGGATTCCAGGTACCCAACAAGGGAAGCTGGGCGTTCTCGTATTTTTCCTATTTCATGCTTGGTGCTTTTATCGGGGTGTATTTCCCTAAAATCAAGCAATGGTTCGTCATCAGTCGGGCCAATGCAACCAAAGGGCGCGTAGCTTCATGGATTCTGCTCTGGGCGGTGTGGATCATTGCCGGACTTGGCCATGTGTATATCTATTATCTGCTGCGTCTGAAGATCGCAACGTATAACACACTATGGTATGAATTCTTCTGGAATGTTCATACTTTCGCCTGTGCCCTGGTCCTGATCCAGGTCGCTTATCTGCTCTATCGCAAAGGGCCATCACTGATCGTGAAGCCGCTAAACCGGCTTGGAGCTCTGTCGTTTGGGATCTATCTGATTCATCCATTCTTCCTGCTGGTGTATCGTGAATTTCCACCGCAAACAGGAGTCTCCTGGTTAGTGCATCTGTGGTATGCCGGAGGATTCGGGGTAGCGCTGATCGCTTCGTGGATTGTCGTTGGATTGACGGCAAGGTTCGTTCCCTATGCGTGGGTCATCTTTGGCAATCTGCCGAAACCGAAACCGCGACTGGTACCTCAACAGAACTCGGGCCAACTGGACGTTCGTTAA
- a CDS encoding deoxyribodipyrimidine photo-lyase has product MKLFIHRKDLRTDDLAAFDYLREHEEESVHVLIYDPFLLRQGREKEHSGVNFRQHAAALGRQYLEAKRKLHVAYGKPAEVVDFILNEFKGEMNEVVVHRDMTPYAIERDRAIRKVSEAYEVPFTQLTDHLLMDLNGFANFTGKSEPYKVFAAFHRRWVEFMNEHPNPPSATTVAELKVSDRPIEWPDAMMVPSELLEGSGSNDEDPHLLLDQFLSDRIAEYGDHRDEYEAYEPSHLSSYVAVGAVSIRKMYDAANRTAEAGEWIRQLCFRDFYLYRAVYESHYFTYEKVYDLSSLHDNHFERWCRAETGIPIIDAAMTELNKTGHMPNRLRILTAMFLTKNLQCPFTLGEAYFRRKLSDYDNIQNRGNWLWCASLGENAAPYFRVNNPVTQSEKYDPQGDYIRKWLPELKDLHSKDIHQPRKDAIVDLKASRHAAIEVYKQILASRGK; this is encoded by the coding sequence ATGAAGCTATTCATACACCGCAAAGATCTGCGTACGGATGATCTGGCGGCATTTGATTATTTGCGGGAACACGAAGAAGAGAGTGTGCATGTTCTCATCTATGATCCATTTCTCCTGCGGCAAGGCCGAGAGAAGGAACACAGCGGTGTGAATTTTAGACAGCATGCAGCGGCATTAGGCAGGCAGTATCTTGAAGCCAAACGAAAACTGCATGTTGCTTATGGCAAACCGGCTGAAGTGGTTGATTTTATCCTGAACGAATTCAAAGGCGAGATGAATGAGGTTGTGGTCCATCGGGACATGACGCCATATGCAATTGAGCGGGATAGGGCCATACGCAAAGTCAGTGAGGCATACGAGGTTCCCTTTACGCAACTGACGGATCATCTGCTGATGGATCTGAATGGATTCGCGAATTTCACGGGCAAGTCGGAGCCTTATAAGGTATTTGCGGCTTTTCATCGGCGGTGGGTGGAATTCATGAATGAACATCCCAATCCTCCTTCGGCAACAACGGTTGCCGAGTTGAAGGTGAGCGATCGTCCGATTGAATGGCCGGATGCGATGATGGTTCCTTCAGAGTTGCTGGAGGGCAGTGGTTCGAATGACGAGGACCCGCATCTCCTGCTGGATCAATTCTTATCGGATCGAATTGCTGAATATGGGGATCATCGGGATGAATATGAGGCTTACGAGCCGAGTCATCTCAGTTCGTATGTAGCGGTTGGAGCCGTGTCGATCCGCAAAATGTACGATGCCGCGAATCGCACGGCGGAAGCTGGAGAGTGGATCAGACAGCTGTGCTTCCGCGACTTTTATCTGTATCGGGCGGTCTATGAGAGTCACTATTTTACATATGAAAAGGTGTATGATCTCTCGTCACTCCATGATAATCATTTTGAACGGTGGTGCAGGGCAGAGACGGGCATTCCAATTATTGATGCAGCCATGACGGAACTGAATAAAACCGGGCATATGCCAAATCGGTTGCGGATTCTCACGGCGATGTTTCTCACCAAAAACCTGCAATGTCCGTTTACCTTGGGTGAAGCCTATTTCAGGCGCAAGCTGAGTGATTATGACAACATTCAGAACCGGGGTAACTGGCTATGGTGTGCCTCGCTTGGGGAGAATGCGGCTCCGTATTTTCGGGTGAACAACCCGGTAACGCAATCCGAGAAATATGATCCGCAAGGCGATTATATTCGTAAGTGGTTGCCTGAATTGAAAGACTTGCACAGCAAAGACATCCATCAGCCGCGCAAGGATGCCATTGTGGATCTCAAGGCATCGAGACATGCAGCAATTGAGGTGTACAAACAGATTTTGGCGAGTCGTGGGAAGTAG